The Coccidioides posadasii str. Silveira chromosome 2, complete sequence genomic interval GCGCATGGAACAACATCAGCTACTCGTTCAACCGGAAAGAAGCCAAGGCTCACGGCGAAGGTGGGAACATAGTCGGTGCCCCCCtgaagggaaagaaaatcgTCATAATTGACGATGTCATCACAGCCGGCACAGCACTGAGAGAGGCCGTCGGCATCATTGAGAAGGAAGGTGGCACAGTTGTGGGCGTCTTGGTGCTCTTGGACAGAGAAGAGCGGGTGAACGACAACGAGAAAAAAAGCGCTGTTGGTTGCGCTCAGAGGGACCTGGGAGAAAATGTGCCTGTGAAAGCGGTGCTGAGTTTAAGTGATATTATCGAAAAGCTTGGAAATGACATTGGCGAGGAGAATCTAAAACGGTTGAAGGAGTATCGGGCGCAATACGGCGCTGAAGAATGAAAATTTTGCTTACGGCTTACGAAACGTGTATTcaccaaagaaaaagacattCATCGAATCATAATAGACAAAACATCCTTCAAGTCACGATGCTCGCGTTGCCAGTGTCCTTGGCCATCTGCAGGTCAGACCGGCCAAGATACAACACTCCCTTTGGAACTCGGGTGACACTTTCATTACTACATTGACAAAGACAGAACACAATAACAAAAGCACAAAACTGACAGCCATGGCCAAAACTCCTTATAAATCCGGCTGATTTTCAAAAGTGGACTAAGAAAACACAAAACGTCGTGCACGTCAGATGCCCAGGTGGGTTATCCTCATGACTTGCTATCTGACAAAGAAGGTTCCAGTTTCATGGTTTACTTAGCTGCTCTGTAcggaaaaacaaaaagaagcCCACCCTATGTCCCAAGAATCAGTGCACTGTGTTCCGCAAAAGGAAGAGGCCGTAACTTACGGAATAGCAAGCTGTAATAGTAACGTGATCCAAAACCAAGGGGTCAGAATAGCATTAGCTCCACCTGAAATGTCAGGATGCACATTTCCAGGACCGATGTTATTGGGAGAAATAGCACGGCCTAGCATGGTTGCCACCGATCCAAACATCTGCGCTGCCAGGAGTGTGAAGCATATATGGACCCGGGTTAATGTTTGCAGAAGAGTTGTTCCAAAGCCAATGCCTTGCGCAGAATCTAATACCCCGAGCCATAGCCATAAGGCTCGGGAAACAAGAGCGCCTGTTGTGTAGCTTCCTGCCCATGGGATGAATTGGCCAATATTACTTGTTGCCCACCATATCTGCGCCCATCTTGGCGCGCCTTGAAAGATATCAGTTATGAAGGCAACAGCGAATCAAAGAGCGTGAACTCACCAAGCCCTACTGCAAATACTGGTAATGCCTAAGTATGGTTTTTGGACATTTTTCTTAAAAGAGCTGATCTGCGTCGTCAGTCAAGGTCCCCAGAATCTAGCCCACAAGATATAGATACCAAGCATCGTAAACCAAACAAACACGAAAAACACAAAGATAAGCAATAGGACTTGCCACGATTCCGTATGTTTGGAGCTCCAGAGGACTATAATACTTTCGTTAATTAGCCGAACATAATTGACCACCCAATGGCATCCGGGGGTCGACGAGACTCACACCACCAATTGCGACCATAAGGCGGACTGAGGCGGACTGAGAAAGAAGTTCTCTATGACCACAGAGGCAAAAAACCATACGATAATATTGCGGCGGAAGACAGAAGTGTAAAACGAGGGAATTTTCCCGCTACGGCCCCGGTAGCAGTCTGGAAGCCCAAGATAAATAATGACCCCAATGGCACCCAGCACACAAGCAACAGGAAATACGATGGACCTCATCGCTTCAGTGTTAGTTCTAGTCCCACTACAATTCGGAATAAAGGGACTATATAGTTAATACTTACTGGATTTGCCATGAACCCAATCTCTCGGTCTGATTCATCCCTTCAGCCATACTCTTCGACAACTTTGAAACCCAGTACCACAAGGCAACCACAAATATTTGTTGTGTACCTTGAATAATGCAAGCTCTAAACACCCAGTCTCTCACTTGGCTACCTGCTTCATCATTGAAATTCAAGGCAAAGAAGACAGATCCGCTCGCTGAAGCGAATGAATAtacaccagcagcaatattCTGAAGCAAACGTCCTTTGGCATGCCAAATCTGGGCAAAGCCGACAACAAGAAAGGCAAAACTATATGCCGCAAACGGACTAGAGAGCGTAGTAGCTAACTCGAATTTTCGAAACATCAACCACCACAAAATAGAGCCGAGAAGATATATCGATGCAATAGCGTATAGCTTCTTGGCTGCTTCACCAATCTCTCCAGTGAGGAGCATTATCTGGTAAGAGTTTACCGCAATTATCTGCCCGAAGGCAAGGAAGAACGAATAAACAGGCCAATAGCCAACACGATACAGCATCATTCGCTTAAGACCAGTTGCGGACTTGCCGCCTTTACTATCCTCGATGCTGCCAGATTCTAAATCTTCGCTAAGAGCAGGTGGAAGAGTCAGAAGGTCTTCCACGGTAGATTTCTCTAACGGAATGGTATCCTTTGCTCTACCCAAGAAGGCGTTGCTGAGTCTTTTGTACCACTGTCGTTGGCTCTTGACTATGAACTCCTCGATACACAAGGACTTCATGGAGTTGTTCCCATTCAAAAGTTCGAGTTTCATCATAAATTCTTCCGTAAATTTGCCGTTTTGATCGTCGAAGCTAGGATCCACATTTTGCAAGCAGAAATCAGCCATTCTAGGGAAACGGTATGGCCACTGCGTAGTCCTACAAGTCGATCACTGGGAGGAAAGACGGGATGCAGAGAATTTAACAAATCAGCCTCTGGGTGGTCGGTATTTTGGAAGTCGCTTTGAGTTCTGCGCCTTTGGTCCTTCGGATTCTGAGCCTTGGGAGTAGGTGAATTACGATATCTCTCATGGATCCTCATGGCATTGATGTGTAAAATATCGAGCCTTTCCACCCATTGTGAGACCGGGAACCTCTACGTTATTGATCTAGCGCGTATTTTAGCATGGACTTCCGGCCTCGCCCTTAGCGCCTGATTGATGGCTCGCTCAAACTGATGTAGCAAGTGACGAGTTGCAGTAGATTCAACCGAATACCACCATCCTGGCATTTTGCCGAGCCCCCCAACTTTAGCGCCTATTCCAATGACGCCTTTGCGACCAAATTCGACGGCTACCAGGCCGAATGGCTCATCCCTTGATGGTATCAATAAGAAATCAGCCCCTTCCCGCACGCAATTGGGAAAAACTGTGAACTTCGGTCTTGAATATACTCGGGTTGGGTACATCTCCATAAGCTTGTGGAGTTTTAACGCGGCGAATCTCCCATAAAAATCAATAATTGGCCCCATACAAATAAGCTGTACGTCCTGTCGAGTCTCGAGAAGATGGGGAAAGACGTCCGCAATAAGGTCAATTCCTTTTTGGTCCGACCACCTTCCGACAAAAACAAACAGATGGGCGTTGGGGTCCTGGTCAAGACCAGCCCATTTTTGTGACTCCCTCTTCAATTGAGCCTTTAAGCTCTCAAATCGAGGGTCGAGTTCGACCACTTCATTATCATCTTGAGGATCTGGGTTGGGTAATTTGCCCACGGCCTTCAGCCCCCAAAAGATGGGATATCTTTTATAAGACCTTTCGGCATATTTTTCGGACACGCCAAGTATCCCAAAACCGCCTTGGTGAATCCGTAAATAGCTCGCAGCAGCGTGCAGTAAGTTGAACACCTCCCCAAATTGAATATAACGTCGTGTAATATCCTCGGAAATATTGAACACACTACACAACTCTGTCATATCATCATCACTGCGAATTTGCCAGCGGCCCTGAAACTCGGCGTTGTGGAGGGATAGGCACACTGGTACAGTCTTTGGGAGTATGTATAGAGGAGCAAGCGCGCCGTGATAATCGTTGATGTGGTATATATCAATTTGAAATCTCCGCATAATTTGCGCAATGCATTGGTTCCAAATAGAGTAATATATAGCACTCTCAAGATCGTCCATCCGAGGGGGATAGGGGtcattcttcttttgcttccGAAATATCGGGGCATCCAGGAGTATATATGTGATATTTTTCGTGATGTGGTATTGGACGCCCACAATGCAATCCTTGCCGAGCGACTTCACAATCATCGGTTGCGCTTTTTGGTCAATCGGATAGCTTACATCTTCGACGCAGGGAACGACCCAGACCAAATTCACATGTCCCAGGCGATGTCCCATCAATTGCGCCATTACTCCAAGTCCGCCGATCTTTATCTTGATTTCCCAGTCCCTAATGTCATATTCCATTGTGGCAATAAGGACAGTACGTCGAGTGTTGGCGGAGAAACCGAGCTCCTTGCTTCTTGGGAAAAGGTTGCACTTGTCCGCCAATGTTCTCAGTAGCCCAGAGATTTTATAGTCATTGCTTCCGGGCAGAAGCAAGAGCCCTTGTCCACCCCCCGCGCTGCCTTTGTTGTTGAATGTAATCCGGCAAAAGTAGCATTTGAAGGCATACAGGTTACCCCCGGCGGTTGCAAGAGGTAGTATCAGCAAGAGGAAAAATAGAGCCATCTGCTGGTACA includes:
- the URA5 gene encoding orotate phosphoribosyltransferase (EggNog:ENOG410QECU~COG:F~BUSCO:12538at33183), which gives rise to MSASPDYKTNLLSHLISNKVLSFGSYTLKSGRNSPYFFTTTLLHTAPLLHATASACASVLSSPPFVTTSTPDGTPRPNFDIIFGPAYKGIPLCTAVLNELGVRDTTGAWNNISYSFNRKEAKAHGEGGNIVGAPLKGKKIVIIDDVITAGTALREAVGIIEKEGGTVVGVLVLLDREERVNDNEKKSAVGCAQRDLGENVPVKAVLSLSDIIEKLGNDIGEENLKRLKEYRAQYGAEE
- the AGS1 gene encoding Cell wall alpha-1,3-glucan synthase ags1 (EggNog:ENOG41COG0297~COG:G~TransMembrane:8 (i118-140o152-170i182-199o205-228i240-262o282-306i327-344o364-386i)), whose product is MADFCLQNVDPSFDDQNGKFTEEFMMKLELLNGNNSMKSLCIEEFIVKSQRQWYKRLSNAFLGRAKDTIPLEKSTVEDLLTLPPALSEDLESGSIEDSKGGKSATGLKRMMLYRVGYWPVYSFFLAFGQIIAVNSYQIMLLTGEIGEAAKKLYAIASIYLLGSILWWLMFRKFELATTLSSPFAAYSFAFLVVGFAQIWHAKGRLLQNIAAGVYSFASASGSVFFALNFNDEAGSQVRDWVFRACIIQGTQQIFVVALWYWVSKLSKSMAEGMNQTERLGSWQIQSIVFPVACVLGAIGVIIYLGLPDCYRGRSGKIPSFYTSVFRRNIIVWFFASVVIENFFLSPPQSALWSQLVVPLELQTYGIVASPIAYLCVFRVCLVYDACSFKKNVQKPYLGITSICSRAWRAKMGADMVGNK